One window of Chryseobacterium sp. JJR-5R genomic DNA carries:
- the ribA gene encoding GTP cyclohydrolase II, with amino-acid sequence MIKIQAESNVPTEYGTFRMIALSENESDWMPHMAIVAENTDFSKPVNVRFHSECITGEVFHSKKCECGQQLDAAMKYIQEKGGIIIYLRQEGRNIGIINKLKAYSLQEQGFDTVEANLKLGLPADDRNFEVAIEILGLLNITDVNLLTNNPEKVKYVEESDIHLNSRIPLQIPANETSRGYLQTKKDYFGHLIDDNE; translated from the coding sequence ATGATTAAAATTCAGGCAGAATCCAATGTGCCTACAGAATACGGCACTTTCCGGATGATCGCTCTATCCGAAAACGAAAGTGACTGGATGCCGCACATGGCCATTGTTGCAGAAAATACAGATTTTTCAAAACCTGTCAATGTACGCTTCCATTCAGAATGTATTACCGGAGAAGTTTTCCATTCAAAAAAATGTGAATGCGGCCAACAGCTTGATGCGGCAATGAAATACATCCAGGAAAAGGGCGGTATTATCATTTACCTTCGTCAGGAAGGACGAAACATAGGAATTATCAATAAGTTAAAAGCATATTCTTTACAGGAACAGGGTTTTGATACGGTGGAAGCTAATCTGAAGCTTGGACTTCCTGCGGATGACAGGAACTTTGAAGTAGCCATTGAGATCCTGGGATTATTGAATATTACGGATGTCAATCTGCTGACCAATAATCCTGAAAAGGTAAAATATGTAGAAGAAAGCGACATTCATCTTAATTCAAGAATACCATTGCAAATTCCTGCTAACGAAACGAGCCGAGGATACCTTCAGACAAAAAAAGATTATTTCGGACATCTGATCGATGACAACGAATAA